Proteins co-encoded in one Streptomyces sp. SLBN-31 genomic window:
- a CDS encoding helix-turn-helix transcriptional regulator, which translates to MLERPCLFGAELRRLRIAAGLTLTQFATAVHYSKGQISKVETGRKRPTTEFARLCDAALEAGGALAALVPGVPGRRPSGQPPVPDQAGAMPTDSTNPPDDGQWSPPSRRRLMAVGAVSVFGIAASAPTTAAAQSAPTTTAAQSKASGQPLVDAYRGLFDQYRRIGQLSPPQALLPTLVEQTGALRSLAVHTGGDTGRGLLALAARFAEFTGWMAQEAGDDAAAAHWTAHAVDIAEAAGDGHLASYALVRQALITYYRGEGADTVALAEGALSGRLPPRIRALAAQRAAQGHALVGDHDACMRLLERARVLFGRAAAEGPASDAPVLGPTHLRDPVAMVTGWCLLDLGRPREAAEVLDAEYARLAPDALRTRRRYGARRALAHAVAGENAHACELTRDLLEHTSGVGSQTITADLRRLARVLSRHPRHPAYRALAPSLTAALSPQAL; encoded by the coding sequence GTGCTGGAGCGGCCATGTCTCTTCGGAGCCGAACTGCGCCGGCTGCGCATCGCCGCCGGGCTCACGCTGACGCAGTTCGCCACCGCGGTGCACTACAGCAAGGGGCAGATCAGCAAGGTCGAGACCGGCCGCAAACGGCCGACGACCGAGTTCGCCCGCCTGTGCGACGCGGCTCTGGAGGCCGGCGGTGCGCTGGCGGCTCTGGTCCCCGGCGTCCCGGGACGTCGTCCGTCCGGCCAGCCGCCCGTTCCCGACCAGGCAGGAGCCATGCCCACAGACTCCACCAACCCTCCGGACGACGGCCAGTGGTCCCCGCCGTCGCGTCGCCGGCTGATGGCGGTCGGCGCGGTATCGGTGTTCGGCATCGCGGCCTCCGCTCCCACCACCGCCGCCGCCCAGTCCGCTCCCACCACTACCGCCGCCCAGTCCAAGGCATCCGGTCAACCGCTGGTCGACGCATACCGCGGTCTCTTCGACCAGTACCGCCGCATCGGCCAGTTGTCCCCACCGCAGGCTCTCCTGCCGACGCTCGTCGAACAGACCGGCGCCTTGCGTTCGCTCGCCGTGCACACCGGTGGCGACACGGGCCGCGGGCTGCTCGCCCTGGCCGCGCGCTTCGCCGAGTTCACCGGCTGGATGGCCCAGGAGGCGGGGGACGACGCGGCCGCTGCCCACTGGACAGCGCATGCCGTGGACATCGCCGAGGCCGCGGGCGACGGGCATCTGGCGTCGTACGCCCTGGTCCGCCAGGCCCTGATCACCTACTACCGGGGCGAGGGCGCGGACACGGTCGCACTCGCGGAGGGCGCGCTGAGCGGGCGGCTCCCGCCGCGCATCCGGGCCCTGGCGGCTCAGCGCGCGGCCCAGGGGCATGCCCTGGTCGGAGACCACGACGCCTGCATGCGCCTGCTCGAACGCGCCCGCGTCCTCTTCGGCCGGGCCGCCGCGGAGGGACCCGCGTCCGACGCCCCGGTGCTCGGTCCCACGCATCTGCGCGACCCCGTCGCCATGGTGACCGGCTGGTGCCTGCTGGACCTGGGCAGACCCCGAGAGGCCGCCGAGGTCCTCGACGCCGAGTATGCCCGGCTCGCGCCGGACGCCCTGCGCACCCGGCGTCGCTACGGCGCCCGTCGGGCTCTGGCCCACGCCGTCGCCGGAGAGAACGCGCATGCCTGCGAACTGACGCGTGATCTGCTGGAGCACACCTCGGGCGTGGGCTCCCAGACCATCACGGCCGACCTGCGCCGGCTCGCCCGTGTCCTCTCCCGGCACCCACGCCACCCCGCGTACCGCGCCCTGGCGCCCTCGCTCACCGCCGCGCTCTCGCCTCAGGCGCTCTGA
- a CDS encoding toll/interleukin-1 receptor domain-containing protein: protein MPEIFINYRTNDGEHAATTLDNALRARFGDENVYRASRSIAPGDKFDDHLLGNARRSSVLLALIGDRWLGHPRLGVEGDWVTKEILESYRCHRRVIPVLVGRRTERPARNELPDALLWLADCQTLRYDHQNDEADLKRIGNSLADLVPALAAADRATTEPEPPEPTTPTMGDTYRTDLDRNNGKIHIGPTHHVDQSGPGAIYTAGNHQGDISHTFGPIPPSQDDRR, encoded by the coding sequence ATGCCCGAAATCTTCATCAACTACCGTACGAATGATGGCGAACACGCCGCCACGACCCTCGACAACGCCCTGCGCGCCCGCTTCGGCGACGAGAACGTCTACCGTGCCAGCCGGTCCATCGCCCCCGGCGACAAGTTCGACGATCACCTCCTCGGCAACGCGCGCCGAAGCTCCGTCCTGCTCGCCCTGATCGGTGACCGCTGGCTCGGCCACCCCCGGCTCGGCGTCGAGGGCGACTGGGTCACGAAGGAGATCCTGGAGTCGTACCGCTGCCACCGCCGCGTGATCCCGGTCCTCGTCGGCCGCCGCACCGAACGGCCGGCGCGGAACGAACTGCCCGACGCCCTGCTGTGGCTGGCGGACTGCCAAACCCTCCGCTACGACCACCAGAACGACGAAGCCGACCTCAAACGCATCGGCAACTCCCTGGCCGACCTGGTCCCCGCTCTCGCCGCCGCGGACCGCGCGACGACCGAGCCCGAACCGCCCGAGCCGACGACCCCGACGATGGGTGACACCTACCGGACCGACCTGGACCGGAACAACGGGAAGATCCACATCGGTCCCACTCACCACGTCGACCAGTCCGGGCCGGGCGCGATCTACACGGCCGGCAATCACCAGGGCGACATCAGCCACACCTTCGGTCCGATACCGCCGTCCCAGGACGACAGGCGATGA
- the metK gene encoding methionine adenosyltransferase: MSRRLFTSESVTEGHPDKIADQISDTILDALLREDPTSRVAVETLITTGLVHVAGEVTTKTYADIATLVRNKILEIGYDSSKKGFDGASCGVSVSIGAQSPDIAQGVDTAYESRVEGDEDELDKQGAGDQGLMFGYATDETPTLMPLPIFLAHRLSKRLSEVRKNGTIPYLRPDGKTQVTIEYDGDKAVRLDTVVVSSQHASDIDLDSLLAPDIREFVVEPELKALLDEGIKLDTENYRLLVNPTGRFEIGGPMGDAGLTGRKIIIDTYGGMARHGGGAFSGKDPSKVDRSAAYAMRWVAKNVVAAGLASRCEVQVAYAIGKAEPVGLFVETFGTATIDHEKIEKAIDEVFDLRPAAIIRDLDLLRPIYAQTAAYGHFGRELPEFTWERTDRVEALKKAVGL, encoded by the coding sequence GTGTCCCGTCGCCTGTTCACCTCGGAGTCCGTAACCGAGGGCCACCCCGACAAGATCGCTGACCAGATCAGCGACACCATTCTCGACGCGCTCCTGCGCGAGGACCCGACCTCCCGGGTCGCCGTCGAGACGCTGATCACCACCGGCCTGGTGCACGTGGCCGGCGAGGTCACCACCAAGACCTACGCGGACATCGCGACCCTCGTCCGCAACAAGATCCTCGAGATCGGCTACGACTCCTCCAAGAAGGGCTTCGACGGCGCTTCCTGCGGTGTCTCGGTCTCGATCGGCGCACAGTCGCCGGACATCGCGCAGGGCGTGGACACGGCGTACGAGTCCCGGGTCGAGGGCGACGAGGACGAACTCGACAAGCAGGGCGCCGGCGACCAGGGCCTGATGTTCGGCTACGCCACGGACGAGACGCCGACCCTGATGCCGCTGCCGATCTTCCTGGCGCACCGCCTGTCCAAGCGCCTGTCCGAGGTCCGCAAGAACGGCACCATCCCCTACCTGCGCCCGGACGGCAAGACGCAGGTCACCATCGAGTACGACGGCGACAAGGCCGTCCGCCTCGACACGGTCGTCGTCTCCTCGCAGCACGCGTCCGACATCGACCTGGACTCGCTCCTCGCGCCCGACATCCGCGAGTTCGTCGTGGAGCCGGAGCTCAAGGCGCTCCTGGACGAGGGCATCAAGCTCGACACGGAGAACTACCGCCTCCTGGTGAACCCGACCGGCCGCTTCGAGATCGGCGGCCCGATGGGCGACGCCGGCCTGACCGGCCGCAAGATCATCATCGACACGTACGGCGGCATGGCCCGCCACGGCGGCGGCGCCTTCTCCGGCAAGGACCCGTCCAAGGTGGACCGCTCGGCCGCCTACGCGATGCGCTGGGTCGCCAAGAACGTCGTCGCGGCCGGCCTGGCCTCCCGCTGCGAGGTGCAGGTGGCGTACGCGATCGGCAAGGCCGAGCCGGTGGGTCTGTTCGTCGAGACCTTCGGCACCGCCACGATCGACCACGAGAAGATCGAGAAGGCGATCGACGAGGTCTTCGACCTCCGCCCGGCCGCCATCATCCGCGACCTCGACCTGCTCCGCCCGATCTACGCCCAGACGGCGGCCTACGGCCACTTCGGCCGCGAGCTGCCCGAGTTCACCTGGGAGCGGACGGACCGCGTGGAGGCGCTGAAGAAGGCCGTGGGTCTGTAA
- the coaBC gene encoding bifunctional phosphopantothenoylcysteine decarboxylase/phosphopantothenate--cysteine ligase CoaBC gives MDKPKVVLGVSGGIAAYKACELLRRLTESGHDVRVVPTASALHFVGAATWSALSGHPVSTEVWNDVHEVPHVRIGQHADLVVVAPATADMLAKAAHGLADDLLTNTLLTARCPVVFAPAMHTEMWEHPATQENVATLRRRGAVVIEPAVGRLTGVDTGKGRLPDPAEIFEVCRRVLARGVTAPDLVGRHVVVSAGGTREPLDPVRFLGNRSSGKQGYALARTAAARGARVTLVAANTGMPDPAGVDVVQVGTAVQLREAVLKAAADADAVVMAAAVADFRPAAYAAGKIKKKDGQDPEPVVLIRNPDILAEISSERPRDGQVIVGFAAETDDVLANGRSKLRRKGCDLLVVNEVGERKTFGSEENEAVVLGADGTETPVPHGPKEHLAEIVWDLVAERLG, from the coding sequence GTGGACAAGCCGAAGGTCGTTCTGGGGGTCAGTGGCGGCATCGCCGCGTACAAGGCCTGTGAGCTGCTGCGCAGGCTGACGGAGTCGGGTCACGACGTGCGCGTGGTGCCGACGGCCTCCGCGCTGCACTTCGTCGGCGCCGCCACCTGGTCCGCCCTCTCCGGCCACCCCGTTTCCACCGAGGTCTGGAACGACGTCCACGAGGTCCCCCACGTCCGCATCGGGCAGCACGCCGACCTGGTCGTCGTCGCCCCCGCCACCGCGGACATGCTCGCCAAGGCCGCCCACGGCCTGGCCGACGACCTGCTCACCAACACCCTCCTGACCGCCCGCTGCCCGGTCGTCTTCGCCCCCGCCATGCACACCGAGATGTGGGAGCACCCGGCCACACAGGAGAACGTGGCGACCCTGCGCCGCCGCGGCGCCGTCGTCATCGAGCCCGCGGTCGGCCGCCTCACCGGCGTCGACACGGGCAAGGGCCGGCTGCCCGACCCAGCCGAGATCTTCGAGGTCTGCCGTCGCGTCCTCGCCCGGGGCGTCACCGCCCCCGACCTCGTCGGCCGGCACGTCGTCGTCAGCGCGGGCGGCACCCGCGAACCCCTCGACCCGGTCCGCTTCCTCGGCAACCGCTCCTCCGGCAAGCAGGGCTACGCCCTCGCGCGCACCGCCGCGGCGCGCGGCGCCCGCGTCACGCTGGTCGCCGCCAACACCGGCATGCCCGACCCGGCGGGCGTCGACGTCGTCCAGGTGGGCACGGCCGTGCAGCTGCGCGAGGCGGTGCTCAAGGCCGCCGCGGACGCCGACGCCGTCGTCATGGCCGCGGCCGTCGCGGACTTCCGGCCCGCGGCATACGCCGCCGGAAAGATCAAGAAGAAGGACGGCCAGGACCCCGAGCCCGTCGTGCTCATACGGAATCCGGACATCCTCGCGGAGATCTCCTCCGAACGGCCCCGTGACGGGCAGGTGATCGTGGGCTTCGCCGCCGAGACCGACGACGTCCTGGCCAACGGCCGTTCCAAGCTGCGGCGCAAGGGCTGCGACCTCCTCGTGGTGAACGAGGTGGGCGAGCGCAAGACGTTCGGCTCCGAGGAGAACGAGGCGGTCGTCCTGGGCGCCGACGGCACCGAGACGCCGGTGCCCCACGGGCCGAAGGAACATCTGGCCGAAATCGTCTGGGACCTGGTGGCGGAGCGGCTCGGCTGA
- the rpoZ gene encoding DNA-directed RNA polymerase subunit omega has translation MSSSISAPEGIINPPIDELLEATDSKYSLVIYAAKRARQINAYYSQLGEGLLEYVGPLVDTHVHEKPLSIALREINAGLLTSEAVEGPAQ, from the coding sequence GTGTCCTCTTCCATCTCCGCGCCCGAGGGCATCATCAACCCGCCGATCGACGAGCTCCTCGAGGCCACCGACTCGAAGTACAGCCTCGTGATCTACGCGGCCAAGCGGGCCCGCCAGATCAACGCGTACTACTCGCAGCTCGGCGAGGGCCTCCTCGAGTACGTCGGTCCGCTCGTCGACACCCACGTGCACGAGAAGCCGCTCTCGATCGCCCTGCGCGAGATCAACGCGGGTCTGCTGACGTCCGAGGCCGTCGAAGGCCCCGCGCAGTAG
- the gmk gene encoding guanylate kinase, with protein sequence MAATFRGTTPEPPDVRPRLTVLSGPSGVGKSTVVAHMRKEHPEVWLSVSATTRKPRPGEKHGVQYFFVTDEEMDKLIANGELLEWAEFAGNRYGTPRAAVLERLEAGEPVLLEIDLQGARQVRESMKDAQLVFLAPPSWEELVRRLTGRGTEPPEVIERRLDAAKVELAAEPEFDVTLVNTSVEDVARELLALMDVL encoded by the coding sequence ATGGCTGCAACATTCCGGGGGACGACCCCCGAGCCCCCGGACGTACGTCCGCGGCTGACCGTGCTCTCCGGCCCCTCCGGGGTCGGCAAGAGCACGGTCGTCGCCCATATGCGCAAGGAACACCCCGAGGTCTGGCTCTCGGTGTCGGCGACGACCCGCAAGCCCCGCCCCGGCGAGAAGCACGGCGTCCAGTACTTCTTCGTCACCGACGAGGAGATGGACAAGCTGATCGCCAACGGCGAGCTGCTGGAGTGGGCCGAGTTCGCCGGCAACCGCTACGGCACGCCGCGCGCGGCCGTCCTGGAGCGGTTGGAGGCGGGGGAGCCCGTCCTGCTGGAGATCGACCTCCAGGGTGCCCGGCAGGTGCGTGAGTCGATGAAGGACGCCCAGCTGGTGTTCCTGGCTCCTCCTTCCTGGGAGGAGCTCGTACGCAGGCTCACGGGACGTGGCACCGAACCGCCCGAGGTGATCGAGCGTCGCCTCGACGCGGCGAAGGTCGAACTGGCCGCCGAGCCGGAGTTCGACGTGACCCTGGTCAACACCTCCGTCGAGGACGTGGCTCGCGAGCTGCTAGCCTTGATGGATGTTCTGTGA